One window of the Anguilla rostrata isolate EN2019 chromosome 13, ASM1855537v3, whole genome shotgun sequence genome contains the following:
- the LOC135237908 gene encoding rho GTPase-activating protein 40 isoform X1 — translation MGGRQELQHRTRTSRLLSFNPRMRRTRLQKRPPRFPFSVRARLAPTLSARDPSPTEMNVEPWAGPQDQSSAEHASAPERPDELCLDSFWSEVERIRQGSGDSEPEAGRRDSRQSEDGEQEEQWLQEAGLSPLISEDSADVESAVLLSTLTRTQAAAVQRRLDSYTSSLRKRNKPPPRDVRDIFTQTTLPESQDYEQLAPQSSMETARKTGSTDQQGRTLKEEIFITDVAYCEQAVILLKQAELPQNHGRRKRDDGTLPRVVSPQCRLGVTRVEDLSQQDMKKVRQLALIDMTALCDLLELDVKRQKTCKRKIPDSALFGVPLAMLLENDQKIKASTPVPLILQALLSFLEKKGIDSEGILRVPGSQTRIKVLQQKLENTFYSGGFSWDEVSPNDAAALLKKFIRELPSPLLTAEHLSAFSAVRDIPELKQKLHVLNLLVLLLPETNRNTLKVLLEFLSKVVSRERRNRMNLWAVSTIMAPNLFLHKALPSRLTDGVERGQAERAADIMRLLIRYQDLLWTIPNFLMSQVRKLNETSSRRYQFYDKRIKNLLRKIHADSRDKPDKNASEPCRTVKVQVGGVLSSSMEVRLNVNSRASDLLARVQQELCASDNGKGPLRRNGSVALPDCAVYEVGGNIGEHCLDPETHLLDLNNTNPGGEWVIRLKPPNSRGL, via the exons ATGGGGGGCAGGCAGGAGCTCCAGCACAGGACGCGTACATCCAGACTCCTCAGCTTTAACCCCCGGATGAGAAGGACCAGGCTCCAGAAGCGACCCCCCCGCTTTCCCTTCAGTGTGCGGGCCAGGCTCGCCCCCACCCTCAGCGCCAG GGACCCCAGCCCCACCGAGATGAACGTGGAGCCCTGGGCCGGCCCCCAAGACCAGTCCTCCGCTGAGCACGCATCGGCCCCCGAGCGCCCTGACGAGCTGTGCCTGGACTCCTTCTGGAGCGAAGTGGAGCGCATCCGCCAGGGGAGCGGCGACAGCGAGCCAGAGGCCGGCCGCCGCGACTCCCGCCAGTCTGAGG acggggagcaggaggagcagtggctgcaggaggcggggctgtCTCCCCTGATCAGTGAGGACAGCGCGGACGTGGAGAGCGCCGTTCTGCTGTCCACCCTGACGCGCACGCAGGCCGCCGCCGTGCAGAGGCGCCTGGACTCCTACACCTCCTCCCTGCGCAAGAGGAACAAGCCGCCCCCCCGCGACGTCCGCGACATCTTCACACAG acgaCTCTGCCCGAATCCCAGGACTACGAGCAGCTGGCCCCACAGAGCAGCATGGAGACCGCGCGGAAGACAG GGAGCACGGATCAGCAGGGCAGGACGCTGAAGGAGGAGATCTTCATCACGGACGTGGCGTACTGCGAGCAGGCCGTCATCCTGCTCAAGCAGGCCGAGCTGCCGCAGAACCACGGCCGCCGCAAGAGGGACGACGGGACTCTGCCT agGGTGGTGTCCCCGCAGTGCCGGCTGGGTGTGACCCGGGTCGAGGACCTGTCTCAGCAGGACATGAAGAAGGTGAGGCAGCTGGCTCTCATCGACATGACGGCCCTGTGTGACCTGCTGGAGCTCGACGTGAAAAGACAGAAGACCTGCAAGAGAAAGatcccag ATAGTGCTCTTTTTGGGGTTCCCCTGGCCATGCTGCTGGAGAACGATCAGAAGATCAAGGCCAGCACCCCTGTTCCTCTCATCCTGCAGGCA cTCCTGTCTTTCCTGGAGAAAAAGGGTATTGACTCTGAGGGTATCTTGCGAGTTCCAGGATCCCAGACCAGGATAAAG GTGCTGCAGCAGAAGCTGGAGAACACCTTCTACAGCGGCGGCTTCAGCTGGGACGAGGTCAGCCCAAACGACGCCGCCGCGCTCCTCAAGAAGTTCATCCGCGAGCTGCCGTCCCCGCTGCTGACCGCCGAGCACCTCAGCGCCTTCAGCGCGGTCCgcg ACATTCCAGAGCTGAAACAGAAGCTGCACGTGCTGAACCTGCTGGTCCTCCTGCTGCCAGAGACGAACAGGAACACCCTGAAG gtgctgctggAGTTCCTGAGTAAGGTGGTGTCGCGCGAGCGGAGGAACCGGATGAACCTGTGGGCCGTCTCCACCATCATGGCGCCCAACCTGTTCCTGCACAAGGCGCTGCCCAGCCGGCTGACGGACGGGGTGGAGCGCGGCCAGGCGGAGAGAGCCGCCGACATCATGAGGCTCCTGATCCGCTACCAGGACCTGCTGTGGACC ATCCCCAACTTCCTGATGAGCCAGGTGCGCAAGCTGAACGAGACCAGCAGCCGCCGCTACCAGTTCTACGACAAGCGCATCAAGAACCTGCTGAGGAAGATCCACGCGGACAGCAGGGACAAGCCCGACAAGAACGCGTCCGAG ccctgCCGCACGGTGAAGGTCCAGGTGGGCGGGGTCCTCAGCAGCTCCATGGAGGTGCGGCTCAACGTCAACTCCCGCGCCTCCGACCTGCTGGCCCGCGTGCAGCAGGAGCTGTGCGCCTCCGACAACGGCAAGGGCCCGCTGAGGAG AAACGGCTCTGTTGCCCTTCCTGACTGTGCTGTTTACGAAGTGGGTGGAAACATCG
- the LOC135237908 gene encoding rho GTPase-activating protein 40 isoform X2, which produces MGGRQELQHRTRTSRLLSFNPRMRRTRLQKRPPRFPFSVRARLAPTLSARDPSPTEMNVEPWAGPQDQSSAEHASAPERPDELCLDSFWSEVERIRQGSGDSEPEAGRRDSRQSEDGEQEEQWLQEAGLSPLISEDSADVESAVLLSTLTRTQAAAVQRRLDSYTSSLRKRNKPPPRDVRDIFTQTTLPESQDYEQLAPQSSMETARKTGSTDQQGRTLKEEIFITDVAYCEQAVILLKQAELPQNHGRRKRDDGTLPRVVSPQCRLGVTRVEDLSQQDMKKVRQLALIDMTALCDLLELDVKRQKTCKRKIPDSALFGVPLAMLLENDQKIKASTPVPLILQALLSFLEKKGIDSEGILRVPGSQTRIKVLQQKLENTFYSGGFSWDEVSPNDAAALLKKFIRELPSPLLTAEHLSAFSAVRDIPELKQKLHVLNLLVLLLPETNRNTLKVLLEFLSKVVSRERRNRMNLWAVSTIMAPNLFLHKALPSRLTDGVERGQAERAADIMRLLIRYQDLLWTIPNFLMSQVRKLNETSSRRYQFYDKRIKNLLRKIHADSRDKPDKNASEPCRTVKVQVGGVLSSSMEVRLNVNSRASDLLARVQQELCASDNGKGPLRRNGSVALPDCAVYEVGGNIGEHCLDPETHLLDLNNTNPGGEWVIRLKPPNSRGL; this is translated from the exons ATGGGGGGCAGGCAGGAGCTCCAGCACAGGACGCGTACATCCAGACTCCTCAGCTTTAACCCCCGGATGAGAAGGACCAGGCTCCAGAAGCGACCCCCCCGCTTTCCCTTCAGTGTGCGGGCCAGGCTCGCCCCCACCCTCAGCGCCAG GGACCCCAGCCCCACCGAGATGAACGTGGAGCCCTGGGCCGGCCCCCAAGACCAGTCCTCCGCTGAGCACGCATCGGCCCCCGAGCGCCCTGACGAGCTGTGCCTGGACTCCTTCTGGAGCGAAGTGGAGCGCATCCGCCAGGGGAGCGGCGACAGCGAGCCAGAGGCCGGCCGCCGCGACTCCCGCCAGTCTGAGG acggggagcaggaggagcagtggctgcaggaggcggggctgtCTCCCCTGATCAGTGAGGACAGCGCGGACGTGGAGAGCGCCGTTCTGCTGTCCACCCTGACGCGCACGCAGGCCGCCGCCGTGCAGAGGCGCCTGGACTCCTACACCTCCTCCCTGCGCAAGAGGAACAAGCCGCCCCCCCGCGACGTCCGCGACATCTTCACACAG acgaCTCTGCCCGAATCCCAGGACTACGAGCAGCTGGCCCCACAGAGCAGCATGGAGACCGCGCGGAAGACAG GGAGCACGGATCAGCAGGGCAGGACGCTGAAGGAGGAGATCTTCATCACGGACGTGGCGTACTGCGAGCAGGCCGTCATCCTGCTCAAGCAGGCCGAGCTGCCGCAGAACCACGGCCGCCGCAAGAGGGACGACGGGACTCTGCCT agGGTGGTGTCCCCGCAGTGCCGGCTGGGTGTGACCCGGGTCGAGGACCTGTCTCAGCAGGACATGAAGAAGGTGAGGCAGCTGGCTCTCATCGACATGACGGCCCTGTGTGACCTGCTGGAGCTCGACGTGAAAAGACAGAAGACCTGCAAGAGAAAGatcccag ATAGTGCTCTTTTTGGGGTTCCCCTGGCCATGCTGCTGGAGAACGATCAGAAGATCAAGGCCAGCACCCCTGTTCCTCTCATCCTGCAGGCA cTCCTGTCTTTCCTGGAGAAAAAGGGTATTGACTCTGAGGGTATCTTGCGAGTTCCAGGATCCCAGACCAGGATAAAG GTGCTGCAGCAGAAGCTGGAGAACACCTTCTACAGCGGCGGCTTCAGCTGGGACGAGGTCAGCCCAAACGACGCCGCCGCGCTCCTCAAGAAGTTCATCCGCGAGCTGCCGTCCCCGCTGCTGACCGCCGAGCACCTCAGCGCCTTCAGCGCGGTCCgcg ACATTCCAGAGCTGAAACAGAAGCTGCACGTGCTGAACCTGCTGGTCCTCCTGCTGCCAGAGACGAACAGGAACACCCTGAAG GTCCTGCTGGAGTTCCTCAGTAAG GTGGTGTCGCGCGAGCGGAGGAACCGGATGAACCTGTGGGCCGTCTCCACCATCATGGCGCCCAACCTGTTCCTGCACAAGGCGCTGCCCAGCCGGCTGACGGACGGGGTGGAGCGCGGCCAGGCGGAGAGAGCCGCCGACATCATGAGGCTCCTGATCCGCTACCAGGACCTGCTGTGGACC ATCCCCAACTTCCTGATGAGCCAGGTGCGCAAGCTGAACGAGACCAGCAGCCGCCGCTACCAGTTCTACGACAAGCGCATCAAGAACCTGCTGAGGAAGATCCACGCGGACAGCAGGGACAAGCCCGACAAGAACGCGTCCGAG ccctgCCGCACGGTGAAGGTCCAGGTGGGCGGGGTCCTCAGCAGCTCCATGGAGGTGCGGCTCAACGTCAACTCCCGCGCCTCCGACCTGCTGGCCCGCGTGCAGCAGGAGCTGTGCGCCTCCGACAACGGCAAGGGCCCGCTGAGGAG AAACGGCTCTGTTGCCCTTCCTGACTGTGCTGTTTACGAAGTGGGTGGAAACATCG
- the LOC135237908 gene encoding rho GTPase-activating protein 40 isoform X3, with protein MPWGRSAPRTRRPPWGKAGTRPSARDPSPTEMNVEPWAGPQDQSSAEHASAPERPDELCLDSFWSEVERIRQGSGDSEPEAGRRDSRQSEDGEQEEQWLQEAGLSPLISEDSADVESAVLLSTLTRTQAAAVQRRLDSYTSSLRKRNKPPPRDVRDIFTQTTLPESQDYEQLAPQSSMETARKTGSTDQQGRTLKEEIFITDVAYCEQAVILLKQAELPQNHGRRKRDDGTLPRVVSPQCRLGVTRVEDLSQQDMKKVRQLALIDMTALCDLLELDVKRQKTCKRKIPDSALFGVPLAMLLENDQKIKASTPVPLILQALLSFLEKKGIDSEGILRVPGSQTRIKVLQQKLENTFYSGGFSWDEVSPNDAAALLKKFIRELPSPLLTAEHLSAFSAVRDIPELKQKLHVLNLLVLLLPETNRNTLKVLLEFLSKVVSRERRNRMNLWAVSTIMAPNLFLHKALPSRLTDGVERGQAERAADIMRLLIRYQDLLWTIPNFLMSQVRKLNETSSRRYQFYDKRIKNLLRKIHADSRDKPDKNASEPCRTVKVQVGGVLSSSMEVRLNVNSRASDLLARVQQELCASDNGKGPLRRNGSVALPDCAVYEVGGNIGEHCLDPETHLLDLNNTNPGGEWVIRLKPPNSRGL; from the exons ATGCCGTGGGGGAGAAGCGCGCCCCGAACCCGCCGGCCGCCCTGGGGCAAAGCCGGGACGCGCCCTTCGGCCAG GGACCCCAGCCCCACCGAGATGAACGTGGAGCCCTGGGCCGGCCCCCAAGACCAGTCCTCCGCTGAGCACGCATCGGCCCCCGAGCGCCCTGACGAGCTGTGCCTGGACTCCTTCTGGAGCGAAGTGGAGCGCATCCGCCAGGGGAGCGGCGACAGCGAGCCAGAGGCCGGCCGCCGCGACTCCCGCCAGTCTGAGG acggggagcaggaggagcagtggctgcaggaggcggggctgtCTCCCCTGATCAGTGAGGACAGCGCGGACGTGGAGAGCGCCGTTCTGCTGTCCACCCTGACGCGCACGCAGGCCGCCGCCGTGCAGAGGCGCCTGGACTCCTACACCTCCTCCCTGCGCAAGAGGAACAAGCCGCCCCCCCGCGACGTCCGCGACATCTTCACACAG acgaCTCTGCCCGAATCCCAGGACTACGAGCAGCTGGCCCCACAGAGCAGCATGGAGACCGCGCGGAAGACAG GGAGCACGGATCAGCAGGGCAGGACGCTGAAGGAGGAGATCTTCATCACGGACGTGGCGTACTGCGAGCAGGCCGTCATCCTGCTCAAGCAGGCCGAGCTGCCGCAGAACCACGGCCGCCGCAAGAGGGACGACGGGACTCTGCCT agGGTGGTGTCCCCGCAGTGCCGGCTGGGTGTGACCCGGGTCGAGGACCTGTCTCAGCAGGACATGAAGAAGGTGAGGCAGCTGGCTCTCATCGACATGACGGCCCTGTGTGACCTGCTGGAGCTCGACGTGAAAAGACAGAAGACCTGCAAGAGAAAGatcccag ATAGTGCTCTTTTTGGGGTTCCCCTGGCCATGCTGCTGGAGAACGATCAGAAGATCAAGGCCAGCACCCCTGTTCCTCTCATCCTGCAGGCA cTCCTGTCTTTCCTGGAGAAAAAGGGTATTGACTCTGAGGGTATCTTGCGAGTTCCAGGATCCCAGACCAGGATAAAG GTGCTGCAGCAGAAGCTGGAGAACACCTTCTACAGCGGCGGCTTCAGCTGGGACGAGGTCAGCCCAAACGACGCCGCCGCGCTCCTCAAGAAGTTCATCCGCGAGCTGCCGTCCCCGCTGCTGACCGCCGAGCACCTCAGCGCCTTCAGCGCGGTCCgcg ACATTCCAGAGCTGAAACAGAAGCTGCACGTGCTGAACCTGCTGGTCCTCCTGCTGCCAGAGACGAACAGGAACACCCTGAAG gtgctgctggAGTTCCTGAGTAAGGTGGTGTCGCGCGAGCGGAGGAACCGGATGAACCTGTGGGCCGTCTCCACCATCATGGCGCCCAACCTGTTCCTGCACAAGGCGCTGCCCAGCCGGCTGACGGACGGGGTGGAGCGCGGCCAGGCGGAGAGAGCCGCCGACATCATGAGGCTCCTGATCCGCTACCAGGACCTGCTGTGGACC ATCCCCAACTTCCTGATGAGCCAGGTGCGCAAGCTGAACGAGACCAGCAGCCGCCGCTACCAGTTCTACGACAAGCGCATCAAGAACCTGCTGAGGAAGATCCACGCGGACAGCAGGGACAAGCCCGACAAGAACGCGTCCGAG ccctgCCGCACGGTGAAGGTCCAGGTGGGCGGGGTCCTCAGCAGCTCCATGGAGGTGCGGCTCAACGTCAACTCCCGCGCCTCCGACCTGCTGGCCCGCGTGCAGCAGGAGCTGTGCGCCTCCGACAACGGCAAGGGCCCGCTGAGGAG AAACGGCTCTGTTGCCCTTCCTGACTGTGCTGTTTACGAAGTGGGTGGAAACATCG
- the LOC135237908 gene encoding rho GTPase-activating protein 40 isoform X4 gives MNVEPWAGPQDQSSAEHASAPERPDELCLDSFWSEVERIRQGSGDSEPEAGRRDSRQSEDGEQEEQWLQEAGLSPLISEDSADVESAVLLSTLTRTQAAAVQRRLDSYTSSLRKRNKPPPRDVRDIFTQTTLPESQDYEQLAPQSSMETARKTGSTDQQGRTLKEEIFITDVAYCEQAVILLKQAELPQNHGRRKRDDGTLPRVVSPQCRLGVTRVEDLSQQDMKKVRQLALIDMTALCDLLELDVKRQKTCKRKIPDSALFGVPLAMLLENDQKIKASTPVPLILQALLSFLEKKGIDSEGILRVPGSQTRIKVLQQKLENTFYSGGFSWDEVSPNDAAALLKKFIRELPSPLLTAEHLSAFSAVRDIPELKQKLHVLNLLVLLLPETNRNTLKVLLEFLSKVVSRERRNRMNLWAVSTIMAPNLFLHKALPSRLTDGVERGQAERAADIMRLLIRYQDLLWTIPNFLMSQVRKLNETSSRRYQFYDKRIKNLLRKIHADSRDKPDKNASEPCRTVKVQVGGVLSSSMEVRLNVNSRASDLLARVQQELCASDNGKGPLRRNGSVALPDCAVYEVGGNIGEHCLDPETHLLDLNNTNPGGEWVIRLKPPNSRGL, from the exons ATGAACGTGGAGCCCTGGGCCGGCCCCCAAGACCAGTCCTCCGCTGAGCACGCATCGGCCCCCGAGCGCCCTGACGAGCTGTGCCTGGACTCCTTCTGGAGCGAAGTGGAGCGCATCCGCCAGGGGAGCGGCGACAGCGAGCCAGAGGCCGGCCGCCGCGACTCCCGCCAGTCTGAGG acggggagcaggaggagcagtggctgcaggaggcggggctgtCTCCCCTGATCAGTGAGGACAGCGCGGACGTGGAGAGCGCCGTTCTGCTGTCCACCCTGACGCGCACGCAGGCCGCCGCCGTGCAGAGGCGCCTGGACTCCTACACCTCCTCCCTGCGCAAGAGGAACAAGCCGCCCCCCCGCGACGTCCGCGACATCTTCACACAG acgaCTCTGCCCGAATCCCAGGACTACGAGCAGCTGGCCCCACAGAGCAGCATGGAGACCGCGCGGAAGACAG GGAGCACGGATCAGCAGGGCAGGACGCTGAAGGAGGAGATCTTCATCACGGACGTGGCGTACTGCGAGCAGGCCGTCATCCTGCTCAAGCAGGCCGAGCTGCCGCAGAACCACGGCCGCCGCAAGAGGGACGACGGGACTCTGCCT agGGTGGTGTCCCCGCAGTGCCGGCTGGGTGTGACCCGGGTCGAGGACCTGTCTCAGCAGGACATGAAGAAGGTGAGGCAGCTGGCTCTCATCGACATGACGGCCCTGTGTGACCTGCTGGAGCTCGACGTGAAAAGACAGAAGACCTGCAAGAGAAAGatcccag ATAGTGCTCTTTTTGGGGTTCCCCTGGCCATGCTGCTGGAGAACGATCAGAAGATCAAGGCCAGCACCCCTGTTCCTCTCATCCTGCAGGCA cTCCTGTCTTTCCTGGAGAAAAAGGGTATTGACTCTGAGGGTATCTTGCGAGTTCCAGGATCCCAGACCAGGATAAAG GTGCTGCAGCAGAAGCTGGAGAACACCTTCTACAGCGGCGGCTTCAGCTGGGACGAGGTCAGCCCAAACGACGCCGCCGCGCTCCTCAAGAAGTTCATCCGCGAGCTGCCGTCCCCGCTGCTGACCGCCGAGCACCTCAGCGCCTTCAGCGCGGTCCgcg ACATTCCAGAGCTGAAACAGAAGCTGCACGTGCTGAACCTGCTGGTCCTCCTGCTGCCAGAGACGAACAGGAACACCCTGAAG gtgctgctggAGTTCCTGAGTAAGGTGGTGTCGCGCGAGCGGAGGAACCGGATGAACCTGTGGGCCGTCTCCACCATCATGGCGCCCAACCTGTTCCTGCACAAGGCGCTGCCCAGCCGGCTGACGGACGGGGTGGAGCGCGGCCAGGCGGAGAGAGCCGCCGACATCATGAGGCTCCTGATCCGCTACCAGGACCTGCTGTGGACC ATCCCCAACTTCCTGATGAGCCAGGTGCGCAAGCTGAACGAGACCAGCAGCCGCCGCTACCAGTTCTACGACAAGCGCATCAAGAACCTGCTGAGGAAGATCCACGCGGACAGCAGGGACAAGCCCGACAAGAACGCGTCCGAG ccctgCCGCACGGTGAAGGTCCAGGTGGGCGGGGTCCTCAGCAGCTCCATGGAGGTGCGGCTCAACGTCAACTCCCGCGCCTCCGACCTGCTGGCCCGCGTGCAGCAGGAGCTGTGCGCCTCCGACAACGGCAAGGGCCCGCTGAGGAG AAACGGCTCTGTTGCCCTTCCTGACTGTGCTGTTTACGAAGTGGGTGGAAACATCG